In Aspergillus flavus chromosome 3, complete sequence, one genomic interval encodes:
- a CDS encoding Alpha/Beta hydrolase protein, with amino-acid sequence MLDADLCWPLWEESSVEGAFELDAPEGNIGQAVITKVERPFLLGYRPAKPNGRGVLILGGGGYVQLMVGREGIAAAKWLTSLGFHAFVLVHRFPTADTGAEAPLNDARRAFKLMSESGLIPQGQGICGLSSGGHLGAALMAQYPETWTSPDLDVPQAQFAIIGYGPISTNAAGRTIVANKPPLPPLEKQALYDELQPDVQLNAPAPPTFIVYSNNDPVVPVVNAYRLAEGITKSGGSVELHVFADAPHGFAFDTENLPVSNWPLMCEAWLRQHSWIE; translated from the coding sequence ATGCTCGACGCGGACCTATGCTGGCCTCTATGGGAGGAGAGCTCAGTGGAAGGAGCCTTCGAACTCGACGCACCGGAAGGCAATATAGGCCAGGCAGTTATCACTAAAGTCGAGcgtccttttctccttggtTACCGTCCAGCCAAACCCAATGGACGGGGAGTGTTGATTCTAGGAGGCGGCGGCTACGTTCAGCTCATGGTTGGCCGGGAAGGCATCGCGGCAGCGAAATGGCTAACCAGCCTTGGATTCCATGCCTTTGTTCTGGTCCACCGATTTCCAACCGCAGATACAGGTGCTGAGGCGCCTTTAAACGATGCCAGACGCGCGTTCAAATTAATGTCGGAATCCGGGCTCATACCGCAGGGACAGGGCATCTGCGGCCTCTCTTCGGGTGGTCATCTCGGAGCTGCGCTTATGGCTCAATATCCTGAAACATGGACATCGCCTGATCTAGATGTTCCTCAAGCTCAATTTGCCATTATCGGATATGGACCAATCTCGACAAATGCGGCTGGACGTACTATCGTTGCGAATAAGCCGCCTCTTCCGCCTCTGGAGAAGCAAGCTCTCTACGATGAATTACAGCCAGATGTCCAGCTAAATGCTCCCGCTCCACCTACTTTTATTGTTTATTCTAATAATGACCCCGTTGTCCCTGTTGTCAATGCCTATCGTCTTGCCGAGGGCATAACTAAGAGTGGCGGCTCTGTTGAGCTTCATGTCTTCGCGGATGCGCCTCATGGCTTCGCATTCGATACGGAGAATTTACCTGTTTCTAACTGGCCGTTGATGTGTGAAGCATGGCTCAGACAACATAGTTGGATAGAATAG